The following coding sequences are from one Apodemus sylvaticus chromosome X, mApoSyl1.1, whole genome shotgun sequence window:
- the LOC127675515 gene encoding ferritin heavy chain-like, which yields MGFLRRPRRHQRQRCPPRFFRARAAYPLVFMPPPVVFIPSQVRQNYHIDCEVAINSQVRMQLSASYNYLSMACYCDRDDVALENFATFFLNKSHECTTNAEMFLALQNQRGGRIFLRTIYKPDRDDWMGGFRAMEHAFQLELNLNQSLVALHQLATNRGDAQLCGFLQKHFLPKQVEILKEMSGYLISMRQMGTPELGIAEYLFGKLTLNDVNKKK from the coding sequence ATGGGTTTTCTGCGAAGGCCTCGTCGTCACCAACGCCAGCGCTGCCCACCCCGCTTCTTCAGAGCCAGGGCTGCCTATCCATTGGTGTTTATGCCACCACCTGTGGTCTTTATACCTTCTCAAGTGCGACAGAACTACCACATTGATTGTGAGGTTGCTATCAACAGCCAAGTCCGGATGCAGCTCTCCGCCTCCTACAACTACCTGTCCATGGCCTGCTACTGTGATCGTGACGATGTGGCCCTGGAGAACTTTGCAACTTTCTTCCTGAACAAGTCGCACGAGTGTACTACAAATGCTGAGATGTTTCTGGCTTTGCAAAACCAGCGTGGAGGTCGCATCTTTCTCCGCACAATCTACAAGCCAGACCGTGATGATTGGATGGGTGGCTTCCGGGCCATGGAGCATGCCTTCCAGCTGGAGCTGAACCTCAACCAAAGCCTTGTGGCCCTGCACCAGCTAGCCACCAACAGAGGTGATGCCCAGCTGTGTGGCTTCCTGCAGAAGCACTTTCTGCCCAAGCAAGTTGAAATCCTCAAGGAGATGAGCGGCTACCTGATCAGCATGCGCCAGATGGGAACTCCAGAATTAGGCATTGCTGAGTATCTCTTCGGAAAGCTTACCCTGAATGATGTCAACAAGAAGAAATGA